The following coding sequences are from one Amphiprion ocellaris isolate individual 3 ecotype Okinawa chromosome 19, ASM2253959v1, whole genome shotgun sequence window:
- the arhgap23a gene encoding rho GTPase-activating protein 23 isoform X3, whose translation MLVLGDADLSKPNAPMPAAMLPCPAPAGSDWSFQNPVGVDCSSPEPRCIWLAVLRGTTGPMPPPTPPTMPSAPPRAKGRRDGLSSAGDNPRPPMATRPGREGVSVGWKGPRTLVLRKNSQGFGFTLRHFIVYPPESALHTNLKDEENGNGKGYQKGRMEPMDTIFVKNVREKGPAHQAGLCTGDRLVKVNGESILGKTYSQVIALIQNSESVLELSIMPKDEDVLQLVSAYSQDAYLTGNEPYAGGAENLPPPPPLCYPRTKTAPLAGAPLSAPMGQNQLDNWSRWPGSSSPSSPLDNRSAVGSPASWQEGRAGEPGGVGHSSPAHRTEEIQYGMTSQQPQGQTRGRSYSSSSSSGGPLSSPLQVHYPNHHGAGSSQAQPRKSSSAWTSPPLPQGGPGRSERCQQALSDWYYSQLPERSGRSMQTRHRSYSQDRLSESRRQQQRSGGWPHSASQDTLLLLQQSGPGPHGEPYWSYGDWEGGPGRGQQSSNYTRTRSENLLAQYDRHGRSLEMLDRATTGLVSPRFERPSWLQQAPQPPPRTDAYPRQGSHFCATQAPPVSRPSHPKHHPQTQNQPQQATPQSRRLPPGQSMDDQPVGYRSYSPSFYRKTGRIMQQAHSFRDPSYSGPHLNWNPEGTSAPVAASTASPLASAAPESQDRAYRPTNHERERGAAEAELAAQTQEVVMRQKPPTGRRNAHGMRHPHYALPMDGLEPSLFSPEPKDSTPGSTGDVAPRKPNGNLAPLPIEDDSLASIPFIDEPTSPGADLRARHVPASSVVSSGMSSAPAVVTSPASPTFTFPLTRLFSHDCTITTERSKSCDEGLNTFREEGRVLRLPKRVKSFFTDGSLDNLGTAEEVRSKRHSTSELGNITYSDVRREGWLHFKQILTEKGKKVGSGMRPWKRVFSVLRSHSLFLYKDKREAVLRGATIGGSAEDEQPISIRGCLVDIAYSETKRKNALRLTTQDFCEYLLQAEDREDMLDWIKVIRENSKTDSEELGFSRQALINKKLNDYRKQSPTSSKPDSSPRMPRMKPQFLLNKTENAAGAPRSPKPEGKDESSPPKSPWGINIMKKTKKAGPKAFGVRLEECQPGANNKFIPMIVEICCGLVEEMGLEYTGIYRVPGNNAMVSLLQDQLNKGVDINPAEEKWQDLNVVSSLLKSFFRKLPEPLFTNDKYNDFIDANRMENASDRLKTMKKLIRDLPDHYYHTLKFLVGHLKTVADHSDKNKMEPRNLALVFGPTLVRTSEDNMKDMVTHMPDRYKIVETLIQHCTWFFTEELDKDEKTPVDTEDVQPAPNIDHLLSNIGRTALLGEASDSTNSDSAKSKGSWGSKKDLTAKDFLTLSIMSAVTGRKRRKRHNARRVGSSTDDDSEHEPIKAGHLGAEEEEEEAESPVGDTAPRAEGEEDDEEEEEEEDDEEVVESGVKAEVEAEEEVVAVIPIRSHCKEEEKGGGRLHEEEVRAEVKGPRWRAPEDARSIVSGYSTLSTLGRSLGSEGRGDDADDEHSELVSETDNESGFASRSLTQERPDKHPTTPTNTQQAAAPRSFLYSHYKPPVLSPTNLLAPPTQLTPDSVERNEGGARSTTPSSSSFSSSSTTHKLHSRPSFNSHKLIQCDTLARKKLKSEKAKARSLDLLELPSAEGTGSGSEGAPRPRSSRTNPSSGSSQESLRPARPKPALPPSEAASFTPTGPGGRSLADHVRARLLGSADDLRSVGLRKPLSPETRRKRRAWRRHTVVASPTETSDKRPPLNVNEFPLSPISQNQVKTQGLPRDADALEQGPATRQAPTSRFHQYL comes from the exons GCTAAGGGGCGGAGGGATGGTCTCTCCTCTGCCGGCGACAACCCTCGGCCGCCGATGGCGACCCGGCCGGGAAGAGAGGGGGTCAGCGTGGGCTGGAAGGGTCCGCGGACGCTGGTCCTCCGTAAGAACTCCCAGGGCTTCGGCTTCACGCTGCGCCATTTCATCGTTTACCCTCCAGAGTCCGCCCTGCACACCAACCTCAAG GATGAGGAGAACGGTAATGGAAAGG gGTATCAGAAAGGCCGAATGGAGCCGATGGACACCATATTTGTGAAGAACGTGAGAGAAAAAGGCCCGGCCCACCAGGCGGGTTTGTGCACAG ggGATCGGCTGGTGAAAGTGAACGGAGAGAGCATACTAGGAAAAACATACTCGCAGGTGATCGCCCTTATTCAGAACAG TGAGAGTGTGCTGGAGCTCTCTATTATGCCAAAAGATGAAGACGTGCTTCAGTTGGTAAGT GCATACTCCCAGGATGCCTACCTGACGGGTAACGAACCATACGCCGGGGGAGCTGAGAACCTCCCGCCACCGCCCCCCTTGTGCTACCCGCGAACCAAGACCGCGCCCCTCGCTGGAGCCCCACTGTCTGCCCCAATGGGCCAGAACCAGCTGGATAACTGGAGTCGCTGGCCAGGCTCTTCCAGCCCTTCATCCCCGTTGGACAACCGCTCTGCTGTGGGCAGCCCCGCCAGCTGGCAGGAGGGGCGGGCGGGCGAACCCGGCGGTGTCGGTCACAGCAGCCCGGCTCACCGCACAGAGGAGATCCAGTACGGTATGACCAGCCAGCAGCCTCAAGGCCAGACCAGGGGGCGCTCCTACTCATCGTCTTCTTCATCAGGAGGCCCCCTGTCCAGTCCTCTGCAAGTCCACTACCCCAACCACCATGGTGCCGGTTCCTCACAAGCTCAACCACGTAAGTCCAGCTCAGCCTGGACCAGTCCACCCCTGCCCCAGGGTGGTCCTGGCCGGTCCGAGCGCTGCCAGCAGGCCCTCTCAGACTGGTACTACAGCCAGCTGCCGGAGCGCTCAGGACGCAGCATGCAAACCCGACACCGCAGCTACTCTCAAGACCGACTCAGCGAatccaggaggcagcagcagcggtcGGGTGGTTGGCCTCACAGCGCCTCCCAGGACACTCTGCTGTTACTGCAGCAGTCTGGACCAGGACCCCATGGCGAGCCTTACTGGTCATACGGAGACTGGGAGGGGGGTCCAGGTAGGGGCCAACAGTCTTCTAACTACACTCGGACACGCTCTGAGAATTTGCTCGCCCAGTACGATCGCCACGGCCGCTCCTTGGAAATGTTGGACAGAGCAACGACGGGATTAGTCTCACCTCGGTTTGAGAGGCCCTCGTGGCTCCAGCAGGCTCCCCAGCCGCCCCCCAGGACTGACGCCTACCCGAGGCAGGGGAGCCACTTCTGCGCAACACAAGCCCCTCCAGTGTCCCGACCGTCTCATCCTAAACACCATCCCCAGACCCAGAACCAGCCCCAGCAGGCGACCCCTCAGAGCAGGCGGCTTCCTCCGGGGCAGAGCATGGACGACCAGCCGGTGGGCTACCGCAGCTACAGCCCCTCGTTCTACCGCAAGACGGGCCGCATCATGCAGCAGGCCCATTCTTTCAGGGACCCATCGTATTCTGGCCCCCACTTGAACTGGAATCCTGAGGGCACTTCAGCACCCGTCGCCGCCTCCACTGCATCCCCTCTTGCCTCCGCCGCCCCCGAGTCCCAGGACAGAGCGTACCGGCCCACCAACCATGAGAGGGAACGAGGTGCAGCGGAGGCGGAGTTGGCGGCACAGACCCAGGAGGTGGTGATGAGGCAAAAGCCCCCCACCGGGCGGAGGAACGCCCACGGCATGCGACACCCCCACTACGCCCTGCCTATGGACGGGCTGGAACCCTCTTTGTTTTCTCCAGAACCCAAAGACTCGACCCCCGGTTCCACAGGAGATGTCGCCCCACGCAAACCAAACGGCAACCTCGCCCCCCTCCCCATAGAGGACGACTCTCTGGCCTCCATCCCCTTCATAG ACGAGCCGACTAGCCCCGGCGCTGACTTGCGTGCCCGCCATGTGCCGGCGTCCTCCGTGGTGTCCAGCGGCATGAGTTCGGCGCCCGCCGTGGTCACCAGCCCCGCCTCCCCCACCTTCACCTTCCCCCTCACTAGGCTCTTCTCACACGACTGCA CCATCACCACCGAGCGGTCAAAGTCGTGCGACGAAGGACTCAACACGTTCAGGGAGGAGGGACGAGTCCT GAGGCTCCCAAAAAGAGTGAAGAGTTTCTTCACAGATGGG tctcTGGACAACCTTGGCACAGCAGAGGAGGTTCGCTCCAAACGTCACTCCACCTCGGAGCTGGGGAACATCACCTACAGCGACGTCCGGCGAGAAGGATGGTTGCACTTCAAACAAATCCTCACTGAGAAGGGAAAG AAGGTGGGAAGCGGCATGCGTCCGTGGAAGCGCGTCTTCTCCGTTCTCCGCTCCCATTCGCTGTTCCTCTACAAGGACAAGAGGGAGGCGGTGCTCCGTGGAGCGACGATCGGCGGTTCGGCCGAGGATGAGCAGCCAATCAGCATCCGGGGCTGCCTGGTGGACATCGCATACAGCGAGACAAAGAGGAAGAACGCCCTGCGATTGACCACCCAGGACTTCTGCGAGTACCTGCTGCAGGCGGAGGACCGGGAGGACATGCTGGACTGGATCAAGGTCATCAGGGAGAACAGCAAGACGGACAGCGAG GAGCTCGGCTTTTCCAGACAGGCCCTCATCAATAAGAAGCTCAATGATTACAGAAAACAAAG TCCAACATCCAGTAAACCAGACTCGTCTCCCAGGATGCCCCGAATGAAGCCTCAATTCCTGCTCAACAAGACGGAGAATGCAGCCGGAGCACCACGATCCCCGAAACCAGAAGGCAAAG ATGAGAGCAGCCCTCCGAAGTCTCCGTGGGGAATCAACATcatgaagaagacaaagaaggcCGGGCCCAAAGCTTTCGGTGTGCGATTAGAGGAATGTCAGCCTGGTGCAAATAACAAG TTCATCCCGATGATTGTGGAGATCTGCTGTGGCCTGGTGGAGGAGATGGGTCTGGAATACACCGGAATCTACCGAGTCCCCGGGAATAACGCCATGGTGTCGCTGCTTCAGGATCAGCTCAACAAGGGCGTTGACATCAACCCTGCAGAGGAG AAATGGCAGGACCTCAACGTCGTCAGCAGTTTACTCAAGTCATTTTTCAGGAAACTCCCAGAACCACTTTTCACCAACG ACAAGTACAACGACTTTATTGATGCAAATCGGATGGAAAACGCATCAGACAGACTAAAGACCATGAAGAAGCTG ATCCGAGACCTCCCAGATCATTATTACCACACGCTCAAGTTCCTGGTGGGTCACCTGAAGACTGTAGCCGACCACTCAGATAAAAACAAG ATGGAGCCTCGTAACTTGGCTCTGGTGTTTGGACCGACGCTGGTTCGGACGTCCGAGGACAACATGAAAGATATGGTCACTCACATGCCTGACCGCTACAAGATAGTAGAGACGCTCATCCAACAT TGCACCTGGTTCTTCACTGAAGAGCTGGACAAGGATGAGAAG ACGCCGGTGGACACGGAGGATGTCCAGCCAGCACCAAACATCGACCACCTGCTGTCCAACATCGGCAGGACCGCTCTGCTAGGGGAGGCCTCGG ACTCAACCAACAGTGACTCAGCTAAATCAAAG GGGTCGTGGGGGTCGAAGAAGGACCTGACAGCCAAGGACTTCCTGACTCTGTCCATCATGTCGGCAGTTACAGGCCGTAAACGCAGGAAGCGCCACAACGCCCGCCGTGTGGGCAGCAGCACCGATGACGACTCCGAGCACGAGCCAATCAAAGCTGGGCATCTgggggcagaggaggaggaagaggaggcggaGTCGCCGGTAGGTGACACTGCCCCTCGAGCTGAGGGAGAGGAGgacgatgaggaggaggaagaggaggaagatgacgaGGAAGTTGTAGAGAGCGGAGTGAAAGCGGAGGTCGAagcggaggaggaggtggtggcgGTTATTCCCATTCGGTCACACTgcaaggaggaagagaagggaggaggaagGCTACACGAGGAGGAGGTGCGGGCGGAGGTGAAGGGGCCGAGGTGGCGAGCTCCAGAGGATGCTCGCTCCATCGTTTCCGGCTACTCCACCCTTTCCACATTAGGGCGGAGCTTAGGGTCGGAGGGGAGGGGCGACGACGCAGATGACGAGCACAGCGAGCTGGTGAGCGAGACGGACAATGAGAGCGGCTTTGCCTCGCGCTCCCTCACCCAGGAGAGGCCTGACAAACACCCAACGACACCCACCAACACCCAACAGGCAGCAGCACCCCGCAGCTTCCTCTACTCCCACTACAAACCCCCTGTTCTGTCACCCACCAACCTTCTTGCCCCGCCCACCCAGCTCACCCCGGACTCTGTGGAGAGGAACGAAGGAGGCGCTCGCTCCACCAcgccttcatcctcctccttctcctcctcctccaccacccacAAACTGCACTCGCGGCCTTCCTTCAACTCCCACAAGCTGATCCAGTGCGACACTCTGGCCAGGAAGAAGCTGAAGTCGGAGAAGGCCAAGGCTCGTTCCCTGGACCTGCTGGAGCTCCCTAGTGCCGAGGGGACCGGCTCCGGGTCGGAAGGTGCACCCAGACCGAGGAGCTCCAGGACCAACCCTTCCTCAGGTAGCAGCCAGGAGAGCCTACGCCCGGCCCGACCCAAACCAGCCCTGCCACCCAGTGAGGCCGCCTCCTTCACCCCAACCGGTCCAGGCGGCAGATCTCTGGCCGATCACGTTCGCGCTCGACTGCTAGGTTCGGCAGACGACTTGCGCAGCGTTGGACTGAGGAAACCGCTGTCACCTGAGACTCGCAGGAAGAGACGGGCCTGGCGAAGGCACACCGTGGTGGCCTCCCCAACTGAGACGTCCGACAAGAGACCCCCGCTGAATGTCAACGAGTTCCCCTTGTCTCCCATCAGTCAAAACCAGGTAAAAACACAAGGGCTGCCTCGGGATGCAGACGCACTCGAACAAGGACCCGCTACACGTCAAGCACCCACCTCCAGATTCCACCAGTACCTGTAG
- the arhgap23a gene encoding rho GTPase-activating protein 23 isoform X1, with the protein MLVLGDADLSKPNAPMPAAMLPCPAPAGSDWSFQNPVGVDCSSPEPRCIWLAVLRGTTGPMPPPTPPTMPSAPPRAKGRRDGLSSAGDNPRPPMATRPGREGVSVGWKGPRTLVLRKNSQGFGFTLRHFIVYPPESALHTNLKDEENGNGKGYQKGRMEPMDTIFVKNVREKGPAHQAGLCTGDRLVKVNGESILGKTYSQVIALIQNSESVLELSIMPKDEDVLQLVSAYSQDAYLTGNEPYAGGAENLPPPPPLCYPRTKTAPLAGAPLSAPMGQNQLDNWSRWPGSSSPSSPLDNRSAVGSPASWQEGRAGEPGGVGHSSPAHRTEEIQYGMTSQQPQGQTRGRSYSSSSSSGGPLSSPLQVHYPNHHGAGSSQAQPRKSSSAWTSPPLPQGGPGRSERCQQALSDWYYSQLPERSGRSMQTRHRSYSQDRLSESRRQQQRSGGWPHSASQDTLLLLQQSGPGPHGEPYWSYGDWEGGPGRGQQSSNYTRTRSENLLAQYDRHGRSLEMLDRATTGLVSPRFERPSWLQQAPQPPPRTDAYPRQGSHFCATQAPPVSRPSHPKHHPQTQNQPQQATPQSRRLPPGQSMDDQPVGYRSYSPSFYRKTGRIMQQAHSFRDPSYSGPHLNWNPEGTSAPVAASTASPLASAAPESQDRAYRPTNHERERGAAEAELAAQTQEVVMRQKPPTGRRNAHGMRHPHYALPMDGLEPSLFSPEPKDSTPGSTGDVAPRKPNGNLAPLPIEDDSLASIPFIDEPTSPGADLRARHVPASSVVSSGMSSAPAVVTSPASPTFTFPLTRLFSHDCSSIKSSRRSSYLLAITTERSKSCDEGLNTFREEGRVLRLPKRVKSFFTDGSLDNLGTAEEVRSKRHSTSELGNITYSDVRREGWLHFKQILTEKGKKVGSGMRPWKRVFSVLRSHSLFLYKDKREAVLRGATIGGSAEDEQPISIRGCLVDIAYSETKRKNALRLTTQDFCEYLLQAEDREDMLDWIKVIRENSKTDSEELGFSRQALINKKLNDYRKQSPTSSKPDSSPRMPRMKPQFLLNKTENAAGAPRSPKPEGKDESSPPKSPWGINIMKKTKKAGPKAFGVRLEECQPGANNKFIPMIVEICCGLVEEMGLEYTGIYRVPGNNAMVSLLQDQLNKGVDINPAEEKWQDLNVVSSLLKSFFRKLPEPLFTNDKYNDFIDANRMENASDRLKTMKKLIRDLPDHYYHTLKFLVGHLKTVADHSDKNKMEPRNLALVFGPTLVRTSEDNMKDMVTHMPDRYKIVETLIQHCTWFFTEELDKDEKTPVDTEDVQPAPNIDHLLSNIGRTALLGEASDSTNSDSAKSKGSWGSKKDLTAKDFLTLSIMSAVTGRKRRKRHNARRVGSSTDDDSEHEPIKAGHLGAEEEEEEAESPVGDTAPRAEGEEDDEEEEEEEDDEEVVESGVKAEVEAEEEVVAVIPIRSHCKEEEKGGGRLHEEEVRAEVKGPRWRAPEDARSIVSGYSTLSTLGRSLGSEGRGDDADDEHSELVSETDNESGFASRSLTQERPDKHPTTPTNTQQAAAPRSFLYSHYKPPVLSPTNLLAPPTQLTPDSVERNEGGARSTTPSSSSFSSSSTTHKLHSRPSFNSHKLIQCDTLARKKLKSEKAKARSLDLLELPSAEGTGSGSEGAPRPRSSRTNPSSGSSQESLRPARPKPALPPSEAASFTPTGPGGRSLADHVRARLLGSADDLRSVGLRKPLSPETRRKRRAWRRHTVVASPTETSDKRPPLNVNEFPLSPISQNQVKTQGLPRDADALEQGPATRQAPTSRFHQYL; encoded by the exons GCTAAGGGGCGGAGGGATGGTCTCTCCTCTGCCGGCGACAACCCTCGGCCGCCGATGGCGACCCGGCCGGGAAGAGAGGGGGTCAGCGTGGGCTGGAAGGGTCCGCGGACGCTGGTCCTCCGTAAGAACTCCCAGGGCTTCGGCTTCACGCTGCGCCATTTCATCGTTTACCCTCCAGAGTCCGCCCTGCACACCAACCTCAAG GATGAGGAGAACGGTAATGGAAAGG gGTATCAGAAAGGCCGAATGGAGCCGATGGACACCATATTTGTGAAGAACGTGAGAGAAAAAGGCCCGGCCCACCAGGCGGGTTTGTGCACAG ggGATCGGCTGGTGAAAGTGAACGGAGAGAGCATACTAGGAAAAACATACTCGCAGGTGATCGCCCTTATTCAGAACAG TGAGAGTGTGCTGGAGCTCTCTATTATGCCAAAAGATGAAGACGTGCTTCAGTTGGTAAGT GCATACTCCCAGGATGCCTACCTGACGGGTAACGAACCATACGCCGGGGGAGCTGAGAACCTCCCGCCACCGCCCCCCTTGTGCTACCCGCGAACCAAGACCGCGCCCCTCGCTGGAGCCCCACTGTCTGCCCCAATGGGCCAGAACCAGCTGGATAACTGGAGTCGCTGGCCAGGCTCTTCCAGCCCTTCATCCCCGTTGGACAACCGCTCTGCTGTGGGCAGCCCCGCCAGCTGGCAGGAGGGGCGGGCGGGCGAACCCGGCGGTGTCGGTCACAGCAGCCCGGCTCACCGCACAGAGGAGATCCAGTACGGTATGACCAGCCAGCAGCCTCAAGGCCAGACCAGGGGGCGCTCCTACTCATCGTCTTCTTCATCAGGAGGCCCCCTGTCCAGTCCTCTGCAAGTCCACTACCCCAACCACCATGGTGCCGGTTCCTCACAAGCTCAACCACGTAAGTCCAGCTCAGCCTGGACCAGTCCACCCCTGCCCCAGGGTGGTCCTGGCCGGTCCGAGCGCTGCCAGCAGGCCCTCTCAGACTGGTACTACAGCCAGCTGCCGGAGCGCTCAGGACGCAGCATGCAAACCCGACACCGCAGCTACTCTCAAGACCGACTCAGCGAatccaggaggcagcagcagcggtcGGGTGGTTGGCCTCACAGCGCCTCCCAGGACACTCTGCTGTTACTGCAGCAGTCTGGACCAGGACCCCATGGCGAGCCTTACTGGTCATACGGAGACTGGGAGGGGGGTCCAGGTAGGGGCCAACAGTCTTCTAACTACACTCGGACACGCTCTGAGAATTTGCTCGCCCAGTACGATCGCCACGGCCGCTCCTTGGAAATGTTGGACAGAGCAACGACGGGATTAGTCTCACCTCGGTTTGAGAGGCCCTCGTGGCTCCAGCAGGCTCCCCAGCCGCCCCCCAGGACTGACGCCTACCCGAGGCAGGGGAGCCACTTCTGCGCAACACAAGCCCCTCCAGTGTCCCGACCGTCTCATCCTAAACACCATCCCCAGACCCAGAACCAGCCCCAGCAGGCGACCCCTCAGAGCAGGCGGCTTCCTCCGGGGCAGAGCATGGACGACCAGCCGGTGGGCTACCGCAGCTACAGCCCCTCGTTCTACCGCAAGACGGGCCGCATCATGCAGCAGGCCCATTCTTTCAGGGACCCATCGTATTCTGGCCCCCACTTGAACTGGAATCCTGAGGGCACTTCAGCACCCGTCGCCGCCTCCACTGCATCCCCTCTTGCCTCCGCCGCCCCCGAGTCCCAGGACAGAGCGTACCGGCCCACCAACCATGAGAGGGAACGAGGTGCAGCGGAGGCGGAGTTGGCGGCACAGACCCAGGAGGTGGTGATGAGGCAAAAGCCCCCCACCGGGCGGAGGAACGCCCACGGCATGCGACACCCCCACTACGCCCTGCCTATGGACGGGCTGGAACCCTCTTTGTTTTCTCCAGAACCCAAAGACTCGACCCCCGGTTCCACAGGAGATGTCGCCCCACGCAAACCAAACGGCAACCTCGCCCCCCTCCCCATAGAGGACGACTCTCTGGCCTCCATCCCCTTCATAG ACGAGCCGACTAGCCCCGGCGCTGACTTGCGTGCCCGCCATGTGCCGGCGTCCTCCGTGGTGTCCAGCGGCATGAGTTCGGCGCCCGCCGTGGTCACCAGCCCCGCCTCCCCCACCTTCACCTTCCCCCTCACTAGGCTCTTCTCACACGACTGCA GCAGTATTAAATCCAGTCGCCGTTCCTCCTATCTTCTAGCCATCACCACCGAGCGGTCAAAGTCGTGCGACGAAGGACTCAACACGTTCAGGGAGGAGGGACGAGTCCT GAGGCTCCCAAAAAGAGTGAAGAGTTTCTTCACAGATGGG tctcTGGACAACCTTGGCACAGCAGAGGAGGTTCGCTCCAAACGTCACTCCACCTCGGAGCTGGGGAACATCACCTACAGCGACGTCCGGCGAGAAGGATGGTTGCACTTCAAACAAATCCTCACTGAGAAGGGAAAG AAGGTGGGAAGCGGCATGCGTCCGTGGAAGCGCGTCTTCTCCGTTCTCCGCTCCCATTCGCTGTTCCTCTACAAGGACAAGAGGGAGGCGGTGCTCCGTGGAGCGACGATCGGCGGTTCGGCCGAGGATGAGCAGCCAATCAGCATCCGGGGCTGCCTGGTGGACATCGCATACAGCGAGACAAAGAGGAAGAACGCCCTGCGATTGACCACCCAGGACTTCTGCGAGTACCTGCTGCAGGCGGAGGACCGGGAGGACATGCTGGACTGGATCAAGGTCATCAGGGAGAACAGCAAGACGGACAGCGAG GAGCTCGGCTTTTCCAGACAGGCCCTCATCAATAAGAAGCTCAATGATTACAGAAAACAAAG TCCAACATCCAGTAAACCAGACTCGTCTCCCAGGATGCCCCGAATGAAGCCTCAATTCCTGCTCAACAAGACGGAGAATGCAGCCGGAGCACCACGATCCCCGAAACCAGAAGGCAAAG ATGAGAGCAGCCCTCCGAAGTCTCCGTGGGGAATCAACATcatgaagaagacaaagaaggcCGGGCCCAAAGCTTTCGGTGTGCGATTAGAGGAATGTCAGCCTGGTGCAAATAACAAG TTCATCCCGATGATTGTGGAGATCTGCTGTGGCCTGGTGGAGGAGATGGGTCTGGAATACACCGGAATCTACCGAGTCCCCGGGAATAACGCCATGGTGTCGCTGCTTCAGGATCAGCTCAACAAGGGCGTTGACATCAACCCTGCAGAGGAG AAATGGCAGGACCTCAACGTCGTCAGCAGTTTACTCAAGTCATTTTTCAGGAAACTCCCAGAACCACTTTTCACCAACG ACAAGTACAACGACTTTATTGATGCAAATCGGATGGAAAACGCATCAGACAGACTAAAGACCATGAAGAAGCTG ATCCGAGACCTCCCAGATCATTATTACCACACGCTCAAGTTCCTGGTGGGTCACCTGAAGACTGTAGCCGACCACTCAGATAAAAACAAG ATGGAGCCTCGTAACTTGGCTCTGGTGTTTGGACCGACGCTGGTTCGGACGTCCGAGGACAACATGAAAGATATGGTCACTCACATGCCTGACCGCTACAAGATAGTAGAGACGCTCATCCAACAT TGCACCTGGTTCTTCACTGAAGAGCTGGACAAGGATGAGAAG ACGCCGGTGGACACGGAGGATGTCCAGCCAGCACCAAACATCGACCACCTGCTGTCCAACATCGGCAGGACCGCTCTGCTAGGGGAGGCCTCGG ACTCAACCAACAGTGACTCAGCTAAATCAAAG GGGTCGTGGGGGTCGAAGAAGGACCTGACAGCCAAGGACTTCCTGACTCTGTCCATCATGTCGGCAGTTACAGGCCGTAAACGCAGGAAGCGCCACAACGCCCGCCGTGTGGGCAGCAGCACCGATGACGACTCCGAGCACGAGCCAATCAAAGCTGGGCATCTgggggcagaggaggaggaagaggaggcggaGTCGCCGGTAGGTGACACTGCCCCTCGAGCTGAGGGAGAGGAGgacgatgaggaggaggaagaggaggaagatgacgaGGAAGTTGTAGAGAGCGGAGTGAAAGCGGAGGTCGAagcggaggaggaggtggtggcgGTTATTCCCATTCGGTCACACTgcaaggaggaagagaagggaggaggaagGCTACACGAGGAGGAGGTGCGGGCGGAGGTGAAGGGGCCGAGGTGGCGAGCTCCAGAGGATGCTCGCTCCATCGTTTCCGGCTACTCCACCCTTTCCACATTAGGGCGGAGCTTAGGGTCGGAGGGGAGGGGCGACGACGCAGATGACGAGCACAGCGAGCTGGTGAGCGAGACGGACAATGAGAGCGGCTTTGCCTCGCGCTCCCTCACCCAGGAGAGGCCTGACAAACACCCAACGACACCCACCAACACCCAACAGGCAGCAGCACCCCGCAGCTTCCTCTACTCCCACTACAAACCCCCTGTTCTGTCACCCACCAACCTTCTTGCCCCGCCCACCCAGCTCACCCCGGACTCTGTGGAGAGGAACGAAGGAGGCGCTCGCTCCACCAcgccttcatcctcctccttctcctcctcctccaccacccacAAACTGCACTCGCGGCCTTCCTTCAACTCCCACAAGCTGATCCAGTGCGACACTCTGGCCAGGAAGAAGCTGAAGTCGGAGAAGGCCAAGGCTCGTTCCCTGGACCTGCTGGAGCTCCCTAGTGCCGAGGGGACCGGCTCCGGGTCGGAAGGTGCACCCAGACCGAGGAGCTCCAGGACCAACCCTTCCTCAGGTAGCAGCCAGGAGAGCCTACGCCCGGCCCGACCCAAACCAGCCCTGCCACCCAGTGAGGCCGCCTCCTTCACCCCAACCGGTCCAGGCGGCAGATCTCTGGCCGATCACGTTCGCGCTCGACTGCTAGGTTCGGCAGACGACTTGCGCAGCGTTGGACTGAGGAAACCGCTGTCACCTGAGACTCGCAGGAAGAGACGGGCCTGGCGAAGGCACACCGTGGTGGCCTCCCCAACTGAGACGTCCGACAAGAGACCCCCGCTGAATGTCAACGAGTTCCCCTTGTCTCCCATCAGTCAAAACCAGGTAAAAACACAAGGGCTGCCTCGGGATGCAGACGCACTCGAACAAGGACCCGCTACACGTCAAGCACCCACCTCCAGATTCCACCAGTACCTGTAG